The DNA segment TGCTCACGGCAAGCGCCGCCCCGGTTACTGGCGGCATCGGCTCACAACATCGTGAAGTTTGCCGCCATTCGAGACGCGCTAGTGCGGATGATTCAAAAGGGCTGGATCTCGTTGGTTGTCGGCTTGTTAACTTCTTGGGTTGGGTTCGCTGCTGATTGCGCCGAGCCGCGACCTGCCGGATCAACGACCCGAAACAATTCAAGCTCTACAGAAGCCATGGAATTGTAACTGCGCGCTTCGTCGCCGCCATACGCGGCCCTGCATTCGTGAAGTCGAATGGGCAACGCTGGTTCGGGAATCAAGACTTCCAAGCGAGCCAGCAGGCCGCTCTTGCGAAGTATGTGCGAGCGATGACCCGGCATTGAATACTCGTAAAGCTTGATCAGCGAACCAGACTCCGCCTCGCGGGCATAAGGGTCCGCGCCGTCTGGAAAAATCGGCATCGAATCAGAGGCGAAAGTCAGAACTTCTCCCTGCTGCGGGCGCTCGTCTGCTCCGACAGGTGCGAGAAAGGTGTATGACGAGCTTCGGCGATTGCCTGAAGGATCTTCACGACGCACGAGGGTAAATCCCCACTCATCGTCGGTAGGGTGATCAAAATTTCCGTCGAGAATTCGCGGACTGCGGCGGCTCAAAATCAGTTGAAGGTTTTTCTTTCCGCAAAATTCCAGAACACCTGTGCCGCCCATGTTGAATTTTCCCTGAACAAACGGAATGCGAAGCTTGTTAGACTTTTCCAGAGAAAGGAACGTGTCAGGAAATTTGCGCGGCGTTTGTCCTTCGCCAGCGTCGGTGATTGTGATGCAAGGGTCGCCATCTTGAACTTTCATTCCCGTAGCCGCCAGCGTGATGCCTCGCGCGACTTCTCGACGTTTTTCGTTGTCCCATGCACTGATTTGTCCCCCATAGATACTCGTGTTTGGCGTGCCTTCTTCAAAAAACCGTGCAACGGCTTCGCGGATGTTTTGCGGCGCCGATTTCGATTCTGCATTGATGCCGCGTGCCAGACATTCGTGCATTAGGCGCGCGTCAACGGAGTTGACCAGCTTCTCAACCAGCGCGGCATCCGGGCGGTTTTGCTGATTACCAATCGTGCTGAAATTGTTTTCTCGGTCGCCATAGAGACGCCACACTCGTCGGTTTTCCCAAAGTCCGGCTTCGGTTAAAATCCTGACAATCTCCGCCTCGCTGTCGGCTCGCATGAGCGCAAGACACAGTTCTTTCTTCTGATTGTTGTTCATCGCGCTGTTTCCTTCATTTCAGCCAGTTGATTTTGATTTCCTTTTCCAGTGGTCTGAATTCTAGATCGCCCGTGACGAGCTCCGCTTTCTTTTCTTTCGCCAACGCAGCGGCGAAGGCATCGGCCAGACTGATCTTGAATTGTGCTTTGAAATCGGCGGCGGTGTCAGCCAGCGCACGATCCGTGGAATGGAAATCAATTGGCAGACCCTGGAGAACCTTCGCGGCTTCCGCCCACGCATTCGCGCCGTCCTTTTTCATAATGGAGTATTTGACCTCGGCGTAATTTACGTCGGTCATGTGGAGCGGGCTGTCCTTCTTCCCTGCGGTGACGAGCAGGATTTCCATCGCTTCTGCGCCCGGCTCGTCGCGGAAGTAGGCAATGAGCGCGAAGCTGTCGAGCACCTTAGCGGGCATGGCGCTCCTCCAGTTCCCGTTCCTGCTTCTTGTGCTCGGCCCATTCCTCGGCCAACGGTTTGTCGCCTGCCTTGCGCTTGAGGATGCCACGCCCGCGCTTGATGAGCGCGGCGGTCACGGGTTTGAGGAGAATTCCTTCCGGCGTCGCCTGCACCACAACCTTCGTCCCGTCTTCGATTTCAAATTGTTTTCGCAAGCGAAGAGGGATGACCACCTGCCCCTTGGTCGTGAACCAGGCAGTTTCGGCTCTTTCAGTCATATTCATTTCCAGTAGTGTGAATTGCTAAATAAAGTCCGTCAATATAAAATTAGTAAGAATAAAATTATGTATTCTGACTTTATGAAACGGGATTCCTTCATCGAACCGGAGACCAACGAAGTCTATGACTTCATCCGCTTTGCGCGCACCGAAGGCCGCTTCGCGAAGCACTTCGACAAAGACGACAACCCGGGCGAGTCGCGGCTCAAAGCCAAACGAGAACGCCTCGAAAACCGGCGCATCTTGCAGGAACTGGCGGGGATTATTTGAAGTGCTGAACAAAACACCACTTCGCTATTCGCGTCCCAAGCCATGATCCGGATGCCGCTTGTGGTGTCGGACCAGCGTGATGCGAATGCCATCGGGAATCTCGCGGTAAAGAAAGTGATAGGGAAAGCGTCGCAGGTTGGCCCGACGGAATTGGGAACTGACGAGATGAAATCTTCCCGGGTTTGCCGCCGCGAACTTGATGAAGTGCCGTAACTCCTTTTTGAATTCGTCTCCCAGTACGGGTGAAACCCCATCGTAGTAATTGAGAACTTCAGCGACATCCTGCTCAACGGCGGGATGGTATTCGACGTTCATTTCCGGCGGCGGGCTTCGACACGTTGCCAGAATTCGCCGTCGTGAAGCGCCGGCGCCTGGCCGGATTCAATCTCGAAGTCACGCCGTTCGGCTTCGGCCAACTCCTCAGCCTCAGACCGTTCTTCGGTTATTGGGGGCAGCGAACGCAGTAAAGATTCGGCCAATTGAACCCGCGCTTCTACACCGAGGGCGAGTGCCTGCTTCTTAAGTTCTTCCACCGCAGTCATAGCCACACGGTATCGCGACCCAGGCTTCATGACAAGGGCGCAGGGCGAGAAGATCGCGCAACGCCTGAGTCTCCAGGGCGATCCGTCCGGGAAGCCGGATTTCTCCATCGAACCGGAGACCAACGAAGTCTATGACTTCATCTGCTTCGCGCGCACGGAGGGCGAGGCGAAGTCAGCCGCATTCTCACGAACGCGGCTACTGACAAAGACGGCAACCCAAGCGAGACGTTGCACAAAGCCAAACAGGAACGGCTCGAAAATTGGCGCATCTTGCAGGAACTGGCGGGGATTATTTGCTTCACTGGCAAGCCTTGTCGCGGCAGCATCCAAGCCGTGCGAAAGAATGCAATCCTCTTCATCGCGTTATCGGTCTTGTTCGGATTATTAGTCTGGCAGCAGGCCGAGATTCGAGCTTTGCGATCCGAGTTGGAGGATCTGAAGCAGAGGGAGACAACGGTCGTCACTGTTCCCGCCGCTTCAGGTGCTCCGGTTTCAGTCATGAATTCCGATGAGGGTGTGATGCCCCAGCGCCTGGCCGCACTGGAAGAACAGGTTCGCCAATTGACTTTGGCCTCAGAGTCCTTGATGGAGCGCGGGCAACTTCCATTATCGGCTGCCAAGACCGCCGAATTGAGGGGACGATTTTTGGATGCTTCGCTCTCCGACGGCGAGCGACTCCGAATCCTGCGGATTCTCCGTAGAAACCAGGCCATTGACGACGAAGTGTTACGCACCGGTCTGGCATGGATGGAAACGCTTTCCGATACGAAATTGATTGGGGACGTGTTGGAACAATTTGTCGGGCTGAAAAGCCCCGCGTTACGGGACAAGGCGTTGCAACTCGTCGCGACTCATCCGGACGAGCAAATCCGCCGGCGGGCGGCCCAGATTCTGGGAGGCTTCGACGATCTGCAGGTTGAGTCAGCAATTTGGACGGCGCTGGCCTCGGAGCAAAGTCGCGGGGTGCAAGGTCAATTGGAGGATGCGTTACGCGAAATGCCGATGAGTCCGGAGCGTCAAGCTGACTTGGAAAGACGGCTGGCGAACAATACCGCTTCGTTGCAAGAGCGGTTTGCCGCCTTTCGCGTCTTGATGTCAGCCAAGGCAGCGAGTGCGGAGGCCGTAAGGGATTTTGCAAACGAAGTCGTGGCGCAGAACAATGTGGATCAAACGGCGGACTTGTTCCGAATGTTGGACAACACAGGAAATCTTGCCGCCGCTCCAGCCTTGGTCTACGGGCTTCAGATGGATAATCCAAAACTGCGCGCGCTGGCGCTGGATGCGTTGAGCGAAATGCAGTCGGACCCCACCGTAGTCAAATGGCTGCAATACTCCGCCAACAATGACGCCGATGAACGCGTGCGGGCGGAGGCGGTTCGTGCTCTCGCCCAAGCGGGAAACAAACCATAAAGGTTCACAGGTGAGTTTATTCCACCCCGGCACGACAAAGTCGTTTACGCTCCCCCCGATCGGACCGGTCAAAGCCAAACAAGAACGCCTCGAAAACTGGCGCACGCCGCCGAAATGGGCGGGGATTATTTGAGGTCTGGCAAGCAAATTAGCCGTATGCTAGACTGCTTGGCATGAAGACAAATGGCGATACCGTGGCTTTGGAAAAATTTCTTCGTCCGCTGGCGCGTGGGCTTTCCATTGAACTCGCGCGCGCCATCGTCAACCTGACCGCCGATGAGGAAATACAATCCCGCTACGATTGGCTTGCGGAGAAAAACACCGAAGGGCAACTCACGGCAGCCGAGCGGGAAGAATTGGAATCGCTCGTTCGCGTCAATACGTTGCTTGGCGTCCTCAAAGTCGAAGCCAAAGCGGTTCTTGCCAAAGCCGCCTGATGGACACGGCGACCGTCCAGTTGATTCGGCAACGCGCGGGCAACCGTTGCGAGTATTGTCGTCTGCCGCAGGACTTCTCCGGACTGCGCTTTCACATCGAGCACATCATCGCCCGTCAGCATCGTGGTACTGATGACGCCGACAATCTCGCGCTTGCCTGCCCTGAATGCAATTGTCACAAAGGCACGAATCTCAGCGGCGTTGACCCTGACACTGGCAAAGTCACGGAGCTTTTTCATCCGCGTCACGACCGATGGGCCGACCATTTCACAATTGTCGAGGGAAGCATTATCGGAAAAACACCGGCTGGGCGCGCGACGGCGTGGTTGCTGGAAATGAACTCCGGCGAACGATTGAGAATAAGGCAGAGACTGCTCCGGCTGGGGTTATGGATGTAACGAAAGACGGTAATCTGAGCGAGCCGCAGCTCAAAGCCAAACAAGAACGGCTCGAAAACCGGCGCATGCTGCCGAAGTGGGCGGAGATTATTTGTTCCTTATAATGTGGCTGCGTTCGTGAGAACGCGGCTGACTGATGTGCCGCACTCTCACGAGTGCAGCCACGGGTTAAGATTTTTTCAACGGCTCCGTCGGCAACGGCTCGCGCTGTTTGCAGTAAAGCTTCCAGAACAGTTCCCAATAATCCTCCTGAAGCGGATACAAATCGGGATAGCCTGGTACCACCGCACCGCAAAATTTCCATTCCGCCTCTGTCTCAACCAGTTTCGCCCGCATGGGATTTGCCAAGATGTAAAAGCATACGCTCGCCAACGCGCCCTGTTTCCGTTCCTCCTCGCGCAATACGTGGTCGTGCGCCTGCGGCTGGAGTTTCCATATTTCCCGTCGCTGCGCTCGTGCGAGCGCGGCTGACTTTTGCAGCGGTTCACCCGCCAGCAACCGGTTCAACTGCAACCGCAGGAACTTGATCGCATTCAACTGGTCGCTGGCCACCGCCAAACCCAGCAGCATCAGGTGCAGATGATCCGGCATCAGACAATAAGTTGGACAAACCAGTTTTTCACGGACGCCGGCATGAACCAACACCTCGCGAAACTCGTGATGAAAACGGTCGTCCAGCCAGCCGGGGGTTACGGGGACAATTCGCATCGTCCAATGAACGGCGGCAAAGGCTTGATAGTAGGAACGCTCCAGTCGGGATAGATGATGGAGGTCGGGGTTGCTCACGGTTCGTGAAATTATTCCACATCCGACAGAAAGTCAGCCGCGTTCTAACGAACGCGGCACATTTTTAGGCTCGCCGTGGGCCGCGCGCTCGGTTACTTCAAGCGTCCATGACCGGGCCCGTTTCCAAATCAGCCGCCGCTCCGACCCGGGCGCGTTATTGGGTCGTGGGCTTTGCGGTGTCGCTGGCCATTATTCAATACATTGATCGGATTTGCATTGCGCAGGCGGCACCGTTGATGGCTGCCGACCTGCACTTGGACGCGGAGCAAATGGGTTGGGTGTTCGCGGCGTTCACGCTGGCGTACGCGTTGTTTGAAATTCCCACCGGCTACCTGGGCGACCGGATCGGCCCGCGCCGCGTTCTGCTGCGCATCGTGTTGTGGTGGTCTTTTTTCACGGCGGCTACCGGTTGGATGCGCCATCTCTGGTCGCTCCTCGTGGTGCGTTTTCTTTTTGGCGCGGGCGAGGCGGGTTGTTTTCCCAATCTGACCAAGGCGTTCAATCGTTGGTTGCCCACTTCCGAACGCTCCCGCGCCCAAGGCATCATGTGGATGAGCGCCCGCATCGGCGGCGCGTTCACGCCGCTGTTGGTGGCCGGGACGCTGATGTTCGTGTCCTGGCGCGCGGCCTTTTTTCTGTTCGGTCTGCTCGGGGTCGTCTGGGCGGTGATTTTCTTCTGGTGGTATCGCGATGACCCGCGGACGCATCCCGCCGTGAACGCCGCCGAAG comes from the Verrucomicrobiia bacterium genome and includes:
- a CDS encoding PIN domain-containing protein, which produces MLDSFALIAYFRDEPGAEAMEILLVTAGKKDSPLHMTDVNYAEVKYSIMKKDGANAWAEAAKVLQGLPIDFHSTDRALADTAADFKAQFKISLADAFAAALAKEKKAELVTGDLEFRPLEKEIKINWLK
- a CDS encoding AbrB/MazE/SpoVT family DNA-binding domain-containing protein, whose translation is MTERAETAWFTTKGQVVIPLRLRKQFEIEDGTKVVVQATPEGILLKPVTAALIKRGRGILKRKAGDKPLAEEWAEHKKQERELEERHAR
- a CDS encoding type II toxin-antitoxin system RelE/ParE family toxin; amino-acid sequence: MNVEYHPAVEQDVAEVLNYYDGVSPVLGDEFKKELRHFIKFAAANPGRFHLVSSQFRRANLRRFPYHFLYREIPDGIRITLVRHHKRHPDHGLGRE
- a CDS encoding addiction module protein; the encoded protein is MTAVEELKKQALALGVEARVQLAESLLRSLPPITEERSEAEELAEAERRDFEIESGQAPALHDGEFWQRVEARRRK
- a CDS encoding HEAT repeat domain-containing protein — encoded protein: MHKAKQERLENWRILQELAGIICFTGKPCRGSIQAVRKNAILFIALSVLFGLLVWQQAEIRALRSELEDLKQRETTVVTVPAASGAPVSVMNSDEGVMPQRLAALEEQVRQLTLASESLMERGQLPLSAAKTAELRGRFLDASLSDGERLRILRILRRNQAIDDEVLRTGLAWMETLSDTKLIGDVLEQFVGLKSPALRDKALQLVATHPDEQIRRRAAQILGGFDDLQVESAIWTALASEQSRGVQGQLEDALREMPMSPERQADLERRLANNTASLQERFAAFRVLMSAKAASAEAVRDFANEVVAQNNVDQTADLFRMLDNTGNLAAAPALVYGLQMDNPKLRALALDALSEMQSDPTVVKWLQYSANNDADERVRAEAVRALAQAGNKP
- a CDS encoding HNH endonuclease gives rise to the protein MDTATVQLIRQRAGNRCEYCRLPQDFSGLRFHIEHIIARQHRGTDDADNLALACPECNCHKGTNLSGVDPDTGKVTELFHPRHDRWADHFTIVEGSIIGKTPAGRATAWLLEMNSGERLRIRQRLLRLGLWM